One window from the genome of Brachyspira hampsonii encodes:
- the tsaB gene encoding tRNA (adenosine(37)-N6)-threonylcarbamoyltransferase complex dimerization subunit type 1 TsaB, which produces MNILAFDTVSTSFSIAIQKEDGSIIEYNKEDVRNHNEEILPVLDNFLKVNNFSLDKIGCIVLGIGPGSFTALRIAFATVKTICYTKNIPIVGISSLETLYENISEKEGIKAAMIDARKGSIYANIYNSSSRKIIENTDLTYQQFIDIINSIDSSDKNITLCGDGFYKNQDYFKENLKDYKINNLDKSFNIIRASNSIKLSIPRIKSNNFDNIFNLLPLYLRNSEAENKKNK; this is translated from the coding sequence ATGAATATACTAGCATTCGATACAGTATCTACTAGCTTTTCTATAGCTATTCAAAAAGAAGATGGCTCAATAATAGAATACAATAAAGAAGATGTTAGAAATCATAATGAGGAAATACTGCCTGTTTTAGATAACTTTTTAAAAGTAAATAATTTTTCATTGGATAAAATAGGTTGTATTGTATTGGGGATTGGTCCTGGATCTTTTACTGCATTGAGAATAGCATTTGCAACAGTAAAAACAATTTGCTATACTAAAAATATTCCTATAGTTGGAATTTCAAGTTTAGAAACTTTATATGAAAATATTTCTGAAAAAGAAGGTATAAAAGCTGCTATGATAGATGCCAGAAAAGGCAGTATCTATGCCAATATATATAATAGTAGTAGTAGAAAAATAATAGAAAATACCGACCTCACCTATCAGCAGTTTATAGACATAATTAACTCCATTGACAGTTCAGATAAAAATATTACTTTATGCGGAGATGGATTTTATAAAAATCAAGATTATTTTAAAGAAAATTTAAAAGACTATAAAATAAATAACTTAGATAAATCATTCAATATAATAAGAGCTTCTAATAGTATAAAATTATCAATACCAAGAATAAAATCCAATAACTTTGATAATATTTTCAATTTGCTGCCTTTATATCTAAGAAATAGCGAAGCTGAAAATAAAAAGAATAAATGA
- a CDS encoding YaaR family protein, with amino-acid sequence MRVQDRRNREMNLNSILMTSQDSSMASSMKVAVSSSPFATMLEEEKEIKRYSYELDELKRQIYDAGNMLEKSANIKDFQKFRDLIRSLTDKLVKDAYRIRIVSSYMRRGREYQVVSKINEELDSLYKLIMTEQKNHIAIANKVMRLKGLVLDLMS; translated from the coding sequence ATGAGAGTTCAAGACAGAAGAAATAGAGAGATGAATTTAAACAGTATACTTATGACTTCACAAGATTCTTCAATGGCTTCCTCTATGAAAGTAGCTGTATCATCATCTCCATTTGCAACAATGCTTGAAGAAGAAAAAGAAATAAAAAGATACTCTTATGAATTAGATGAATTAAAAAGACAAATATACGATGCTGGAAACATGCTAGAAAAAAGTGCCAATATAAAAGATTTTCAAAAATTTAGAGATTTGATAAGATCATTAACAGACAAATTAGTAAAAGATGCATACAGGATAAGAATAGTATCATCATACATGAGAAGAGGACGCGAATATCAGGTTGTTTCAAAAATTAATGAGGAACTTGATTCATTATATAAATTAATTATGACAGAACAGAAAAACCATATAGCCATAGCAAATAAGGTTATGAGACTCAAAGGTTTAGTATTAGATTTAATGTCATGA
- a CDS encoding YggS family pyridoxal phosphate-dependent enzyme has translation MNRDEILKRYNLIEDNINRVKEKYNINYDVTLVAVSKYSSIETIKEFLSLNINLPLAESRAQSLRDRVGDIGKIKDNVKWHFIGRIQSNKVKYIVKNADLIQSVDSIEIAECINKEALKNNKIQNILLQFNISDEDQKGGFRADEYIGVYENIIKMSNVSVKGLMAIGKDTEDTNIIEEEFEKLNIIYKEINKKYDNTLSILSMGMSSDYELAIKHGSNMVRIGSSFLGNS, from the coding sequence ATGAACAGAGATGAAATTTTAAAAAGATATAATTTGATAGAAGATAATATTAACAGAGTAAAAGAAAAGTATAATATAAATTATGATGTAACTTTAGTAGCAGTAAGTAAATATTCTTCTATTGAAACAATAAAAGAGTTTTTATCATTAAATATAAACTTGCCATTGGCAGAGAGTAGGGCACAAAGTTTGAGAGATAGAGTAGGGGATATAGGTAAAATAAAAGATAATGTAAAATGGCACTTTATAGGACGCATACAAAGCAATAAAGTAAAATACATAGTAAAAAATGCGGATTTAATACAGAGTGTAGATTCTATAGAGATAGCAGAATGTATAAATAAAGAAGCATTAAAAAATAATAAAATACAAAATATACTGCTTCAGTTCAATATAAGCGATGAAGATCAGAAGGGCGGATTTAGAGCAGATGAATATATAGGAGTATATGAGAATATTATAAAAATGAGTAATGTATCAGTAAAAGGATTAATGGCAATAGGAAAAGATACTGAAGATACTAATATTATAGAGGAAGAATTTGAAAAACTTAACATAATATATAAGGAAATAAATAAAAAATATGATAATACTTTATCAATTCTTTCAATGGGCATGTCATCGGACTATGAGTTAGCCATAAAGCATGGTTCAAATATGGTTAGAATAGGAAGCAGTTTTTTAGGCAATTCTTGA
- a CDS encoding LacI family DNA-binding transcriptional regulator, with protein MATIREIAKLAGVSIGTVDRALNNRGRIDPEVEQKILDIAKSLNYKPDKIAKSLAIRKKKFKIAAVLNTYNNVFFEDVIKGIEIAGKEIEEFGMSVIIKRCKDFDADNQLNLIDDAVKEGANAMAIVAINDNRVINKISELHNNNFPIVLLNSFINSNNCIAYVGCNYDLAGEIAASILNIISNGKHINLLVFSNNFNKMLGNKKRVDSLVNRLKTDYQNVRLQSIIEMEKDNNLNFNKSKDYLLKYRNTDVVICPGAETSKYVINAIKELGLYNKIKIITYDFSDVVKEGLLDRGIIASITQNPKEQGYRAIKVLFEYLLTKTIPDKRYTYIETQVIFRENLL; from the coding sequence ATGGCTACAATAAGAGAAATAGCTAAACTTGCAGGTGTTTCAATAGGAACTGTTGATAGGGCTTTAAATAATAGAGGACGAATAGATCCTGAGGTTGAACAGAAAATACTTGATATTGCTAAGTCATTAAATTATAAACCTGATAAGATAGCCAAATCATTAGCCATTAGAAAAAAGAAATTTAAAATAGCTGCAGTACTTAATACTTATAATAATGTATTTTTTGAAGATGTTATAAAAGGTATAGAAATTGCTGGAAAAGAAATAGAAGAATTTGGAATGTCTGTTATTATAAAACGCTGTAAAGATTTTGATGCAGACAATCAATTAAATCTTATAGATGATGCTGTTAAAGAAGGTGCTAATGCTATGGCAATAGTTGCTATAAACGATAATAGAGTTATAAATAAAATATCAGAGCTTCATAATAATAATTTTCCTATTGTGCTTTTAAACTCTTTTATAAATAGCAATAATTGTATAGCTTATGTTGGATGCAATTATGATTTAGCAGGAGAAATAGCCGCTTCTATTTTAAATATTATATCTAATGGAAAGCATATTAATTTACTTGTATTTTCTAATAATTTTAATAAAATGCTTGGAAATAAAAAACGTGTTGATAGTTTGGTAAATAGACTTAAAACTGACTATCAAAATGTTAGGCTTCAGTCTATAATAGAAATGGAAAAAGATAATAATCTTAATTTTAATAAAAGTAAAGATTATTTATTAAAATATAGAAATACGGATGTTGTTATATGTCCCGGTGCCGAAACTAGTAAATATGTTATAAATGCCATTAAAGAATTAGGGCTATACAATAAAATAAAAATAATAACTTATGACTTTTCAGATGTTGTAAAAGAAGGACTTTTAGACAGAGGTATTATAGCTTCAATAACACAAAATCCAAAAGAACAAGGATACAGAGCAATAAAAGTTTTGTTTGAATATTTACTCACAAAAACTATACCGGATAAAAGATACACATACATAGAAACGCAAGTAATATTCAGAGAAAATTTATTATAG
- a CDS encoding ABC transporter ATP-binding protein, translating to MTNDTREVKVKVSRLTKKFGDLLVLNDISFNVMKGEFLCIVGPTGCGKTTFLNSLTKLYKPTYGAIQIDGEHVDLKKHDIAYIFQEYSTMPWLKVEDNIKFGLKIKKLPENIINERVDKVIKMVGLEKFRNFYPSELSASMLQRVVIARAFAVEPELLLMDEPYGQLDVSLRFKLEDELLNIWKTLGTTIIFITHNIEEAVYLGERVLVLTNKPTSIKKEIHIDLQHPRNIADPKFVEYREEITELIKWW from the coding sequence ATGACAAATGATACTAGAGAAGTTAAAGTAAAAGTTTCCAGACTTACAAAAAAATTCGGTGATTTATTGGTTTTAAATGATATATCATTTAATGTTATGAAAGGTGAGTTTTTATGCATAGTAGGTCCTACTGGATGCGGTAAAACTACATTTTTAAATAGCCTTACAAAATTATATAAGCCTACTTATGGTGCTATACAAATAGATGGCGAACATGTAGATTTGAAAAAACATGATATAGCATATATATTTCAGGAGTATTCTACTATGCCTTGGCTTAAAGTAGAAGATAATATTAAATTCGGATTAAAAATAAAAAAACTGCCTGAAAATATAATAAATGAAAGAGTTGATAAGGTTATAAAAATGGTAGGACTTGAAAAGTTTAGAAATTTTTATCCAAGCGAACTTTCTGCTAGTATGCTTCAAAGGGTAGTTATAGCAAGGGCATTTGCAGTGGAACCAGAACTTCTTTTAATGGATGAGCCTTACGGACAATTAGATGTATCTTTAAGGTTTAAATTAGAAGATGAACTTTTAAATATATGGAAAACTTTAGGAACTACAATAATATTCATTACTCATAATATTGAGGAAGCAGTTTATTTGGGAGAAAGAGTTTTAGTATTGACTAATAAGCCGACTTCTATAAAAAAGGAAATACATATAGATTTGCAGCATCCAAGAAATATTGCTGATCCTAAATTTGTTGAATATAGAGAAGAGATAACCGAACTTATAAAATGGTGGTAA
- a CDS encoding ABC transporter ATP-binding protein, whose translation MENKTIIKMNHVNKVFFSEHGYKEVIKDISLEVKENEFVVLFGPGQCGKTTLINLIAGLETSEDSDIVVNGKKVTSPHPERGVVYQTTALFPFLTVIENVEFGPRARGIPKKERREKAKYYIDLVGLNGFENSYPNQLSGGMRQRVGIARAYCNEPVVMLLDEPFGHLDAQTRYMMEEEIEKIWQKEKRTVVFVTNNIEEAVYLGDRIILLTNCPTVVKKEYIIDLPRPRKLTDPNFLKIRNEINDNMDITL comes from the coding sequence ATGGAAAATAAAACTATTATAAAAATGAATCATGTAAATAAAGTATTTTTCAGCGAACATGGATATAAAGAAGTTATAAAAGATATTAGTCTTGAAGTTAAAGAAAACGAATTTGTAGTATTATTCGGACCTGGTCAATGCGGAAAAACTACATTAATAAATTTAATAGCAGGACTAGAAACATCAGAAGACTCAGATATAGTAGTTAATGGTAAAAAGGTAACATCACCGCACCCTGAAAGAGGTGTTGTATATCAGACTACGGCTTTATTTCCATTTTTAACTGTGATTGAAAATGTAGAGTTCGGTCCTAGAGCAAGAGGCATACCAAAAAAAGAAAGAAGAGAAAAAGCTAAATATTATATAGATCTAGTAGGGCTTAATGGATTTGAAAATAGTTATCCTAATCAATTATCAGGAGGTATGAGGCAGAGGGTAGGTATAGCTAGGGCTTACTGCAATGAACCTGTTGTAATGCTTCTTGATGAGCCTTTCGGACATTTGGATGCACAAACGAGGTATATGATGGAAGAAGAAATTGAAAAAATTTGGCAGAAAGAAAAGAGAACTGTTGTATTTGTTACTAATAATATTGAAGAGGCTGTATATTTAGGCGATAGAATAATACTTCTTACAAATTGTCCTACAGTTGTAAAAAAAGAATATATTATAGATTTGCCAAGACCTAGAAAATTAACAGATCCTAATTTCTTAAAAATTAGAAATGAAATAAATGACAATATGGATATAACTTTATAA
- a CDS encoding ABC transporter permease — MKDKKRIKLSDFEKPIWAIISIAGFLIVWQLLTTYTPIKITTPKPLEVFKFLIWSISHNIGQQTILGHVLISIFRVLAGFAIGAVTGIILGISMGVNKYVRSIVRPFFEVFRQIPPIAWIPMAILWFGIGEVPKVFIIFIGTFVNVTLNAYAGSSQVNPTLIGAAKMLGSNDRDIFLHVILPASVPQIFNGMQVGFSVSWMGVLAAEMVSSFAGVGWVIIRGSDTANIPQVLAGMITIGIVGLLLSSLMRYIEKRLTIWNSTGI; from the coding sequence ATGAAAGATAAAAAAAGAATTAAATTATCCGATTTTGAAAAACCTATTTGGGCAATTATATCCATAGCAGGATTTTTAATTGTATGGCAATTATTAACAACTTATACCCCTATAAAAATAACTACACCTAAACCATTAGAAGTATTTAAGTTTTTAATATGGAGTATTAGTCATAATATAGGACAGCAGACCATATTAGGTCATGTACTAATAAGTATATTCAGAGTATTAGCAGGTTTTGCAATAGGTGCTGTAACAGGAATTATACTTGGTATATCTATGGGAGTAAATAAATATGTAAGATCCATAGTAAGACCATTTTTTGAAGTGTTCAGACAAATACCTCCTATAGCTTGGATACCTATGGCTATACTTTGGTTCGGAATAGGGGAGGTTCCAAAAGTATTTATAATATTTATTGGTACTTTTGTTAATGTTACTTTAAACGCTTATGCAGGAAGTTCTCAGGTTAATCCTACTTTAATAGGGGCTGCTAAAATGCTTGGATCTAATGACAGAGATATATTTTTGCATGTTATACTACCGGCTTCAGTGCCTCAAATATTTAATGGTATGCAGGTAGGTTTTTCAGTAAGTTGGATGGGCGTATTAGCAGCAGAAATGGTTAGTTCATTTGCAGGTGTAGGATGGGTTATAATAAGAGGATCTGATACTGCAAATATACCTCAGGTTTTGGCTGGTATGATAACTATAGGTATAGTTGGTTTATTATTATCTTCTTTAATGAGATATATAGAAAAAAGATTAACTATTTGGAATTCTACAGGAATATAA
- a CDS encoding ABC transporter permease, which produces MEENIIINSSLREKEKIVIANKKRERNKFFIISVISVVIFLIIWQLITDVFKLFPSYSLPSPYTVFKSFIYKLTNKAPDNGTLLQHILASLQVALTGYFLGALIGIPLGICMAWFSKFNLVATPLFDLIRPIPTIAWIPMMILWFGIGLGAKSAIVFMSAFVPCVINTYSGIKATTQVHLWVAQTFGASRGQMLKEVAIPTALPYIFTGLRVSLGASWTSLCAAEMLAASRGLGFMIQLNRQLARADLIIVGMLTIGAVGAILSVGLGYLEKKFVKR; this is translated from the coding sequence ATGGAAGAGAATATAATAATTAATTCCTCACTTAGAGAAAAAGAAAAAATTGTCATAGCCAATAAAAAAAGAGAGAGAAATAAATTTTTTATTATATCTGTAATATCTGTTGTAATATTTCTTATAATATGGCAGTTAATAACAGATGTATTTAAATTATTTCCTTCGTATTCTCTTCCAAGTCCTTATACAGTTTTTAAATCTTTTATTTATAAACTTACAAACAAAGCTCCAGATAATGGTACATTATTGCAGCATATATTAGCATCTTTGCAAGTAGCATTAACAGGTTATTTTTTAGGTGCTCTTATAGGAATACCTCTAGGAATATGCATGGCTTGGTTTAGTAAATTTAATTTAGTAGCTACTCCATTATTCGATCTTATAAGACCAATACCTACTATAGCATGGATACCTATGATGATATTATGGTTTGGTATAGGATTAGGAGCAAAATCAGCAATAGTATTTATGTCAGCATTTGTGCCTTGTGTTATTAACACATACAGCGGAATAAAAGCTACTACGCAGGTACATTTATGGGTTGCTCAAACTTTCGGAGCTTCAAGAGGGCAAATGCTTAAAGAAGTTGCAATACCTACAGCTTTACCTTATATATTTACAGGACTTCGAGTATCATTGGGGGCATCTTGGACTTCTCTATGTGCTGCAGAAATGCTTGCTGCAAGCAGAGGTTTGGGATTTATGATACAGTTAAACAGACAATTGGCCAGAGCTGATTTAATAATAGTTGGTATGCTTACAATAGGGGCGGTAGGTGCTATTCTATCAGTAGGATTAGGATATTTAGAGAAAAAATTTGTTAAGAGATGA
- a CDS encoding ABC transporter substrate-binding protein: MKKISKFIITLLIAVTGLFILASCSNKGGSSSGDAKTLKVSVMPFLNSVPIEYMINNKLDEKYGFTIETVYFPSGGPMNEALGAGLWEVGTLSAASVYSLANYNAHVVADIGHSEGGIEVLVNPDSDILTVKGVNKDFPEVYGDAATLKGKTIAVPTGTISHLNVIHWLRAINVDPNTVNIVHMEFPQAYQALKAKKIDAAALNPPTSFSAEADGMKIVSSLTTLNIPQFDSIIVSDEAFNNKKDTIVLYIKAFLEACDALQADTNMAAEELLNWYTKNGSSSTIEACQSEVATRPFVTTEEIKNIKTGDSVRITADFFASQSLITEDKLPIVDKNVDTELLNKALN, encoded by the coding sequence ATGAAAAAAATATCAAAATTTATTATTACGCTGCTAATTGCAGTTACAGGTTTGTTTATATTAGCATCATGTTCTAATAAAGGAGGATCATCTTCTGGGGATGCAAAAACATTAAAAGTATCTGTAATGCCTTTTTTAAACTCTGTACCTATTGAGTATATGATAAATAATAAATTAGATGAAAAATATGGTTTTACAATTGAAACAGTATATTTTCCATCAGGCGGTCCTATGAACGAAGCATTAGGTGCAGGTTTGTGGGAAGTTGGTACTTTAAGTGCTGCTTCTGTTTATTCCTTAGCTAATTATAATGCTCATGTTGTTGCTGATATAGGACACTCTGAAGGCGGAATAGAAGTATTAGTTAATCCAGACTCTGACATTTTAACTGTAAAAGGTGTTAATAAAGACTTTCCAGAAGTTTACGGAGATGCTGCTACACTAAAAGGTAAAACTATAGCTGTACCTACTGGAACAATATCACATTTAAATGTTATACATTGGCTAAGAGCTATAAATGTCGATCCTAATACTGTGAATATAGTTCATATGGAATTCCCTCAAGCATATCAGGCATTAAAAGCAAAAAAAATAGATGCTGCTGCTTTGAATCCTCCTACTTCTTTTTCTGCTGAAGCTGACGGAATGAAAATAGTTTCAAGTTTAACTACATTAAATATACCTCAGTTTGACTCAATAATAGTGTCAGATGAAGCATTTAATAATAAAAAAGATACTATAGTTTTATATATTAAAGCATTCTTAGAAGCATGCGATGCATTACAAGCTGATACTAATATGGCAGCAGAAGAATTATTAAATTGGTATACAAAAAACGGCTCAAGCTCTACTATAGAGGCTTGTCAATCTGAAGTAGCTACTCGTCCTTTTGTTACTACAGAAGAAATTAAAAATATAAAAACAGGTGATTCTGTAAGAATAACAGCTGACTTCTTTGCAAGCCAATCACTTATTACAGAAGATAAATTGCCTATTGTTGATAAGAATGTAGATACTGAATTATTAAATAAAGCATTAAATTAA
- a CDS encoding sulfatase family protein, with amino-acid sequence MNKKPNIILITADQMRADSIEYINDEVKTPVLNELAENGSVFTNSFCSSPVCTPSRASIFTGRYPMNTGAWNIGTELNEDEITLADHLKKEGYFNVASGKMHFRPQLKNLNWEFEDVPKRDRVRERDKTYYGFDITHITEDDKQGEYLDFANSHGCNLETGKGQDGINPIKEELHQTYWTAQKAIDEIDNYNFDNPLFMWVSFVDPHHPFDPIKKYYDLYKDAKPKELNSKLKLDSRRPEYLTKQGDRGYWPGGGEEHNYSEKEIEEIKKLYYGMISFIDAQIGRIIDKLKEKNEWDNTIIVFTSDHGEYLGDYGLLRKGPFMYDCLIKTPLLFYGKDIIKNKSDEIIENIDIVPTVLELIGKEVPYGIQGHSIKNILTGKDKEKTYKKGAIVTYDAHDRGIFIKTYRTKKYKLSIFLDEEYGELYDLEKDPNEENNLFFNKEYDDIKNKLLLEMCHKLIECSDPLNKRYASW; translated from the coding sequence ATGAATAAAAAACCTAATATTATATTAATAACAGCTGATCAAATGAGAGCCGATTCTATAGAATACATAAATGATGAAGTAAAAACACCGGTATTAAATGAATTAGCAGAAAATGGAAGCGTATTTACTAATTCTTTTTGTTCGAGTCCTGTATGCACACCATCAAGAGCATCAATTTTTACAGGAAGATATCCTATGAATACAGGTGCTTGGAATATAGGCACAGAATTAAATGAAGATGAAATAACACTAGCAGATCATCTAAAGAAAGAAGGTTATTTCAATGTAGCTTCAGGTAAAATGCATTTCAGGCCTCAGTTAAAAAATCTGAATTGGGAATTTGAAGATGTTCCAAAAAGAGATAGGGTAAGAGAAAGAGATAAAACATATTATGGATTTGATATAACACATATAACAGAAGATGATAAACAAGGGGAGTATTTAGATTTTGCAAATAGTCATGGATGCAATTTGGAAACAGGTAAAGGACAAGATGGAATTAACCCTATAAAAGAAGAATTACATCAAACTTATTGGACAGCACAGAAAGCTATAGATGAGATAGATAATTATAATTTTGATAACCCATTATTTATGTGGGTTAGTTTTGTAGATCCTCATCATCCATTTGACCCTATAAAAAAATATTATGATCTTTATAAAGATGCTAAACCTAAAGAACTTAACAGTAAATTAAAATTAGATAGCAGAAGACCAGAATATTTAACTAAACAAGGAGACAGAGGTTATTGGCCGGGGGGAGGTGAAGAACATAACTATTCAGAAAAAGAAATTGAAGAGATAAAAAAACTATATTATGGTATGATTAGTTTTATAGATGCACAGATAGGACGGATTATAGATAAATTAAAAGAAAAAAATGAGTGGGATAACACAATAATAGTATTTACAAGTGATCATGGAGAATATCTAGGAGATTATGGACTTTTAAGAAAAGGTCCTTTTATGTATGACTGCCTCATAAAAACCCCTTTACTATTTTATGGAAAAGATATTATAAAAAATAAAAGTGATGAGATAATAGAAAATATAGATATAGTACCAACAGTATTGGAATTAATAGGAAAAGAAGTACCATATGGTATACAAGGTCATAGTATAAAAAATATACTTACGGGAAAAGATAAAGAGAAAACATATAAAAAAGGTGCTATTGTTACTTATGATGCTCATGATAGAGGAATATTTATAAAAACTTACAGAACTAAAAAATACAAACTTTCTATATTTTTAGATGAAGAATATGGTGAGTTATATGATTTGGAAAAAGATCCTAATGAAGAGAATAATTTATTTTTTAATAAAGAATATGATGATATAAAAAATAAATTACTTCTTGAAATGTGTCATAAGCTGATAGAGTGCAGTGATCCTCTGAACAAAAGATATGCTAGTTGGTAA